From a single Populus nigra chromosome 18, ddPopNigr1.1, whole genome shotgun sequence genomic region:
- the LOC133678513 gene encoding uncharacterized protein LOC133678513 isoform X1, producing the protein MEQKHMLLSALSVGVGVGMGLGLASGQKVSRWAGGNGSIDGVTLEQIEQELMRQVVDGRESEVTFDEFPYYLSEKIRMLLTSAAFVHLKHADFSKHTRNLSPASRTILLSGPAEFYHQMLAKALAQNFESKLLLLDVHDFSIKMQSKYGCIKKEPSFTSSISGFTLERMSSLFGFFSILSTKEETRGMEGSNNPPKLRRNASTASDMSSIASQSASTNPAPLKHSSTWCYDEKLFLQSLYQVLASVSERNSIILYLRDAEKLLLQSQRMYTLFEKMLKKLSGNVLILGSRMLDQEDDCREVDERLALLFPYNIEIKPPEDETHLVSWKAQLEEDMKKIQIQDTKNHIAEVLAANDIECDDLSSICHADTMVLSNYIEEIVVSAISYHLMNNKDPEYRNGKLVISSKSLSHGLSIFQEGKSDGKDTLKLETNAEAGKETEGEEAVGAKNDIKSETEKSVTGAKKDSENQPKTPEVPPDNEFEKRIRPEVIPANEIGVTFADIGALDETKESLQELVMLPLRRPDLFNGGLLKPCRGILLFGPPGTGKTMLAKAIAKEAGASFINVSMSTITSKWFGEDEKNVRALFTLAAKVSPTIIFVDEVDSMLGQRTRVGEHEAMRKIKNEFMTHWDGLMTKPGERILVLAATNRPFDLDEAIIRRFERRIMVGLPSIESRERILKTLLSKEKTEGLDFKELATMTEGYSGSDLKNLCVTAAYRPVRELLQQERVKDKEKKQKAEEGTSSEDAADTKEEGTSSEDAADTKEEGTSSEDAADTKEEGKEESVIILRPLNMDDMRQAKNQVAASFATEGSVMNELKQWNELYGEGGSRKKQQLTYFL; encoded by the exons atggaaCAGAAGCATATGTTGTTGTCTGCTCTGAGTGTTGGCGTCGGGGTCGGTATGGGGCTAGGATTGGCATCTGGACAAAAAGTGAGTAGGTGGGCTGGTGGAAATGGTTCAATAGATGGTGTCACGCTTGAGCAGATTGAGCAAGAGTTGATGAGGCAGGTTGTTGATGGAAGAGAGAGCGAGGTCACATTTGATGAGTTCCCTTACTATCTCAG TGAGAAAATCCGGATGCTATTAACAAGTGCGGCATTTGTTCATTTAAAGCATGCTGACTTCTCCAAGCACACCCGGAACCTTTCTCCCGCCAGTAGAACGATTTTGCTCTCAGGACCTGCTG agTTTTATCACCAAATGCTTGCAAAGGCTTTAGCACAGAACTTTGAATCAAAGTTGCTGTTGTTGGATGTTCATGACTTCTCCATAAAG ATGCAAAGCAAATATGGATGCATTAAAAAAGAACCT TCTTTCACAAGTTCCATTTCCGGGTTCACTTTGGAACGAATGTCctctttgtttggttttttctcAATCCTTTCTACAAAGGAAGAAACAAG GGGTATGGAAGGGTCAAACAATCCTCCCAAACTTCGCAGAAATGCCTCCACTGCATCTGATATGAGTAGTATTGCTTCACAATCTGCTTCTACAAATCCAG CTCCTCTCAAGCACTCCAGCACTTGGTGTTATGATGAGAAACTCTTTCTGCAATCACTTTATCAG GTGTTGGCTTCAGTATCAGAGAGAAATTCCATCATTTTATACCTTAGGGATGCCGAGAAGCTTCTTCTTCAATCACAAAGGATGTACACCTTGTTTGAAAAAATGTTGAAGAAGCTCTCAGGTAATGTGTTGATACTTGGTTCCCGGATGTTGGACCAAGAAGATGATTGCAGAGAAGTGGATGAGAGGCTAGCTCTGTTATTCCCATACAACATTGAGATCAAACCACCAGAAGATGAGACCCACCTTGTCAGCTGGAAAGCCCAACTGGAAGAAGACATGAAGAAGATTCAGATTCAAGATACCAAAAACCACATTGCTGAGGTGCTTGCAGCAAATGATATCGAATGCGATGATTTGAGTTCTATTTGCCACGCAGACACAATGGTTCTCAGCAATTATATTGAAGAAATTGTAGTATCAGCAATATCCTATCATCTGATGAATAATAAGGATCCAGAATACCGAAATGGAAAGCTTGTTATATCATCTAAGAG CTTGTCACATGGATTGAGTATATTCCAAGAAGGTAAAAGTGATGGGAAAGATACTTTAAAACTAGAGACTAATGCCGAAGCTGGCAAG GAAACTGAAGGGGAAGAGGCTGTTGGTGCCAAGAATGATATTAAAAGTGAAACAGAAAAATCTGTAACTGGAGCCAAGAAGGACAGCGAGAATCAGCCTAAAACCCCT GAAGTACCTCCTGACAATGAATTTGAGAAACGAATCAGACCAGAGGTTATCCCCGCAAATGAGATTGGAGTAACATTTGCAGATATTGGTGCCTTGGATGAAACCAAAGAATCACTCCAGGAGCTTGTCATGCTGCCTCTTCGGAGGCCGGATCTCTTTAATGGCGGGCTTCTCAAGCCCTGTAGAGGTATATTGCTGTTTGGACCTCCGGGAACAGGAAAAACAATGCTGGCAAAAGCCATAGCCAAAGAAGCTGGAGCAAGTTTTATAAATGTCTCGATGTCTACCATTACTTCAAAATGGTTTGGTGAAGATGAGAAGAATGTCCGAGCTCTATTCACACTTGCTGCAAAGGTTTCCCCAACTATCATATTTGTGGACGAAGTTGATAGCATGCTAGGGCAGCGGACTAGGGTTGGGGAGCATGAGGCCATGCGGAAGATTAAGAACGAGTTTATGACTCACTGGGATGGTCTGATGACAAAACCTGGCGAGCGTATTCTTGTCCTTGCAGCAACCAACAGGCCATTTGACCTTGATGAAGCAATTATCAGGCGGTTTGAGCGCAG AATTATGGTCGGTCTTCCATCTATTGAGAGCAGGGAAAGGATTTTGAAAACTCTTctgtcaaaagaaaaaacagaaggcTTAGACTTCAAAGAGCTTGCAACCATGACAGAAGGATATAGTGGAAGTGATCTTAAG AACTTGTGTGTCACAGCAGCATATCGACCAGTCAGAGAGCTTTTACAGCAGGAGCGAGTGAAGGATAAG GAAAAGAAGCAGAAAGCCGAAGAAGGCACAAGCTCTGAAGATGCTGCAGATACAAAGGAAGAAGGCACAAGCTCTGAAGATGCTGCAGATACAAAGGAAGAAGGCACAAGCTCTGAAGATGCTGCAGATACAAAGGAAGAAGGCAAAGAGGAAAGCGTAATCATTCTAAGGCCATTAAACATGGATGATATGAGACAGGCAAAGAATCAG GTTGCTGCAAGTTTTGCAACTGAGGGTTCGGTAATGAATGAGCTGAAGCAATGGAATGAGTTGTATGGCGAAGGGGGTTCAAGGAAGAAGCAGCAGTTGACTTACTTTCTCTAG
- the LOC133678148 gene encoding probable membrane-associated kinase regulator 6 encodes METSQPLSIESFSYSWLVNLKPSLESLDNSLRASLDASDEASFIEMDPRMPPSKRFFRNSQDFKFDFPISQSPLTLVHADELFSNGYVMPLFVDPLKMEAYDVSDSTSALPTSSHAPKTVVSACKPQRCSSLRRCRRLSKQIVQKYLDFLRPLYRRIRGHRSSSRAENIDSKVQVMKNWVYSAETSPRTSVAYSVDDCWRRSCDSESSIYEAVLHCKRSNGK; translated from the exons ATGGAAACTTCACAGCCTCTCTCTATTGAAAGCTTCTCATACAGTTGGTTAGTTAATCTGAAGCCATCTTTGGAAAGCCTAGACAATTCTCTCAGGGCCTCACTCGATGCATCAGATGAAGCTTCCTTCATTGAGATGGACCCAAGAATGCCACCTTCAAAAAGATTCTTCAGAAATTCTCAGGATTTCAAATTTGACTTCCCCATTTCACAATCTCCTCTTACTCTCGTCCATGCTGATGAGCTCTTCTCCAATGGCTATGTCATGCCTCTCTTTGTCGATCCGTTAAAGATGGAGGCTTATGATGTCTCAGACTCAACCTCAGCCCTCCCTACCTCTTCTCATGCACCAAAAACTGTGGTTTCAGCTTGTAAACCTCAACGTTGTTCTTCATTAAGAAGGTGCAGGAGATTGTCAAAGCAAATAGTTCAGAAATACTTGGATTTTCTAAGGCCATTGTATCGAAGAATTCGAGGCCACAGGTCAAGTTCAAGAGCTGAAAATATTGATTCAAAAGTTCAGGTAATGAAGAACTGGGTATATTCAGCAGAAACATCTCCGAGAACCAGTGTAGCTTATTCTGTCGATGATTGCTGGCGAAGGTCTTGTGATTCTGAGAGCTCTATTTATGAGGCAGTACTCCATTGCAAAAGATCCAATG GGAAATAA
- the LOC133678513 gene encoding uncharacterized protein LOC133678513 isoform X2, whose protein sequence is MEQKHMLLSALSVGVGVGMGLGLASGQKVSRWAGGNGSIDGVTLEQIEQELMRQVVDGRESEVTFDEFPYYLSEKIRMLLTSAAFVHLKHADFSKHTRNLSPASRTILLSGPAEFYHQMLAKALAQNFESKLLLLDVHDFSIKMQSKYGCIKKEPSFTSSISGFTLERMSSLFGFFSILSTKEETRGMEGSNNPPKLRRNASTASDMSSIASQSASTNPAPLKHSSTWCYDEKLFLQSLYQVLASVSERNSIILYLRDAEKLLLQSQRMYTLFEKMLKKLSGNVLILGSRMLDQEDDCREVDERLALLFPYNIEIKPPEDETHLVSWKAQLEEDMKKIQIQDTKNHIAEVLAANDIECDDLSSICHADTMVLSNYIEEIVVSAISYHLMNNKDPEYRNGKLVISSKSLSHGLSIFQEGKSDGKDTLKLETNAEAGKETEGEEAVGAKNDIKSETEKSVTGAKKDSENQPKTPEVPPDNEFEKRIRPEVIPANEIGVTFADIGALDETKESLQELVMLPLRRPDLFNGGLLKPCRGILLFGPPGTGKTMLAKAIAKEAGASFINVSMSTITSKWFGEDEKNVRALFTLAAKVSPTIIFVDEVDSMLGQRTRVGEHEAMRKIKNEFMTHWDGLMTKPGERILVLAATNRPFDLDEAIIRRFERRIMVGLPSIESRERILKTLLSKEKTEGLDFKELATMTEGYSGSDLKNLCVTAAYRPVRELLQQERVKDKEKKQKAEEGTSSEDAADTKEEGTSSEDAADTKEEGKEESVIILRPLNMDDMRQAKNQVAASFATEGSVMNELKQWNELYGEGGSRKKQQLTYFL, encoded by the exons atggaaCAGAAGCATATGTTGTTGTCTGCTCTGAGTGTTGGCGTCGGGGTCGGTATGGGGCTAGGATTGGCATCTGGACAAAAAGTGAGTAGGTGGGCTGGTGGAAATGGTTCAATAGATGGTGTCACGCTTGAGCAGATTGAGCAAGAGTTGATGAGGCAGGTTGTTGATGGAAGAGAGAGCGAGGTCACATTTGATGAGTTCCCTTACTATCTCAG TGAGAAAATCCGGATGCTATTAACAAGTGCGGCATTTGTTCATTTAAAGCATGCTGACTTCTCCAAGCACACCCGGAACCTTTCTCCCGCCAGTAGAACGATTTTGCTCTCAGGACCTGCTG agTTTTATCACCAAATGCTTGCAAAGGCTTTAGCACAGAACTTTGAATCAAAGTTGCTGTTGTTGGATGTTCATGACTTCTCCATAAAG ATGCAAAGCAAATATGGATGCATTAAAAAAGAACCT TCTTTCACAAGTTCCATTTCCGGGTTCACTTTGGAACGAATGTCctctttgtttggttttttctcAATCCTTTCTACAAAGGAAGAAACAAG GGGTATGGAAGGGTCAAACAATCCTCCCAAACTTCGCAGAAATGCCTCCACTGCATCTGATATGAGTAGTATTGCTTCACAATCTGCTTCTACAAATCCAG CTCCTCTCAAGCACTCCAGCACTTGGTGTTATGATGAGAAACTCTTTCTGCAATCACTTTATCAG GTGTTGGCTTCAGTATCAGAGAGAAATTCCATCATTTTATACCTTAGGGATGCCGAGAAGCTTCTTCTTCAATCACAAAGGATGTACACCTTGTTTGAAAAAATGTTGAAGAAGCTCTCAGGTAATGTGTTGATACTTGGTTCCCGGATGTTGGACCAAGAAGATGATTGCAGAGAAGTGGATGAGAGGCTAGCTCTGTTATTCCCATACAACATTGAGATCAAACCACCAGAAGATGAGACCCACCTTGTCAGCTGGAAAGCCCAACTGGAAGAAGACATGAAGAAGATTCAGATTCAAGATACCAAAAACCACATTGCTGAGGTGCTTGCAGCAAATGATATCGAATGCGATGATTTGAGTTCTATTTGCCACGCAGACACAATGGTTCTCAGCAATTATATTGAAGAAATTGTAGTATCAGCAATATCCTATCATCTGATGAATAATAAGGATCCAGAATACCGAAATGGAAAGCTTGTTATATCATCTAAGAG CTTGTCACATGGATTGAGTATATTCCAAGAAGGTAAAAGTGATGGGAAAGATACTTTAAAACTAGAGACTAATGCCGAAGCTGGCAAG GAAACTGAAGGGGAAGAGGCTGTTGGTGCCAAGAATGATATTAAAAGTGAAACAGAAAAATCTGTAACTGGAGCCAAGAAGGACAGCGAGAATCAGCCTAAAACCCCT GAAGTACCTCCTGACAATGAATTTGAGAAACGAATCAGACCAGAGGTTATCCCCGCAAATGAGATTGGAGTAACATTTGCAGATATTGGTGCCTTGGATGAAACCAAAGAATCACTCCAGGAGCTTGTCATGCTGCCTCTTCGGAGGCCGGATCTCTTTAATGGCGGGCTTCTCAAGCCCTGTAGAGGTATATTGCTGTTTGGACCTCCGGGAACAGGAAAAACAATGCTGGCAAAAGCCATAGCCAAAGAAGCTGGAGCAAGTTTTATAAATGTCTCGATGTCTACCATTACTTCAAAATGGTTTGGTGAAGATGAGAAGAATGTCCGAGCTCTATTCACACTTGCTGCAAAGGTTTCCCCAACTATCATATTTGTGGACGAAGTTGATAGCATGCTAGGGCAGCGGACTAGGGTTGGGGAGCATGAGGCCATGCGGAAGATTAAGAACGAGTTTATGACTCACTGGGATGGTCTGATGACAAAACCTGGCGAGCGTATTCTTGTCCTTGCAGCAACCAACAGGCCATTTGACCTTGATGAAGCAATTATCAGGCGGTTTGAGCGCAG AATTATGGTCGGTCTTCCATCTATTGAGAGCAGGGAAAGGATTTTGAAAACTCTTctgtcaaaagaaaaaacagaaggcTTAGACTTCAAAGAGCTTGCAACCATGACAGAAGGATATAGTGGAAGTGATCTTAAG AACTTGTGTGTCACAGCAGCATATCGACCAGTCAGAGAGCTTTTACAGCAGGAGCGAGTGAAGGATAAG GAAAAGAAGCAGAAAGCCGAAGAAG GCACAAGCTCTGAAGATGCTGCAGATACAAAGGAAGAAGGCACAAGCTCTGAAGATGCTGCAGATACAAAGGAAGAAGGCAAAGAGGAAAGCGTAATCATTCTAAGGCCATTAAACATGGATGATATGAGACAGGCAAAGAATCAG GTTGCTGCAAGTTTTGCAACTGAGGGTTCGGTAATGAATGAGCTGAAGCAATGGAATGAGTTGTATGGCGAAGGGGGTTCAAGGAAGAAGCAGCAGTTGACTTACTTTCTCTAG